The segment CAAGGACACGCCGGGCTTCATCGCCAACCGCATCGGCGTCTACTGGATCCAGACGGCGATCAACGCCGCCGTCGATCTTGGTCTGACGGTGGAGGAGGCCGACGCCATCGTCGGCCGCCCGATGGGCATCCCGAAGACCGGCGTGTTCGGTCTGGTCGATCTCGTCGGCCTCGATCTGATGCCGCACATCGCCAAGAGCCTGCTGGCGACCCTGCCGGAGAACGACCCCTACCGCGCCGCCTTCCGCGAGCACCCCGTCATCACCCGGATGATCGCGGAGGGTTACACGGGCCGCAAGGGCAAGGGCGGCTTCTACCGCCTGAACCGCGACGGTGGGGCCAAGGTCAAGGAGGTCATCGACCTGTCCACCGGCGCCTACCGCCGCTCCGACAAGCCGAAGCTGGAGAGCGTGTCCACCGTCGGGCGCGACCTGCGGGCGCTGGCCGACTTCCCCGACAAGACCGGGCAGTACGCCCGCCGGGTGCTGGCCCACACGCTGGCCTACGCCGCGTCGCTGGTGCCGGAGATCGCCGACAGCATCGTCGCGGTCGATGAGGGGATGCGGCTCGGCTACAACTGGAAGCAGGGCCCGTTCGAGCTGATCGACCGGCTGGGCACCGCCTGGTTCGCCGACCTTTGCCGCAGCGAGGGCATCCCCGTCCCGGCGCTGGTCGAGCAGGCCGCCGGGCGGCCCTTCTACCGGGTCGAGGACGGCAGGCTCCAGCATCTGACCACCGCCGGCCTCTACGACACGGTGGTGCGTCCCGACGGCGTTCTGCTGCTGTCGGACATCAAGCGGGCGTCGCAGCCGGTGTGGAAGAACGGCTCGGCCAGCCTGTGGGACATCGGCGACGGCGTGCTGTGCGTCGAATTCACCAGCAAGATGAACGCGCTGGACGGCGACGTCATGGCCGCCTACGGCAAGGCGATGAAGCTGATCGGCGACGGAAAAGGGAACTGGAAGGCGCTGGTCATCCACAACGAGTCCGACAACTTCTCGGTCGGCGCCAATCTGGGACTCGCCCTGTTCGCCCTGAACGTCGGGCTGTGGCCGCAGATCGAGGAACTGGTGGAGGGCGGGCAGCGCGCCTACCGCGCCCTGAAATACGCCCCCTTCCCGGTGGTGTCGGCGCCCAGCGGCATGGCGCTCGGCGGCGGCTGTGAGATCCTGCTGCATTCCGATCATGTGCAGGCCCACGCCGAGACGTACATGGGGCTGGTCGAGGTCGGCGTCGGGCTGATCCCCGGCTGGGGCGGCTGCACGGAGATGCTGGCCCGCCACGCCGCCAACCCGCGGACCCCGAAGGGGCCGATGCCGCCCATCGCCGGGGCCTTCGAGACCATCAGCCTCGCCAAGGTCGCCAAATCGGCGGCGGAGGCCAAGGACCTGCTGTACCTGCGCGCGAGCGACGGCATCACCATGAACCGCGACCGCCTGCTGGCCGACGCCAAGGCCAAGGCGCTGGAACTGGCCGCGAACTACACCCCGCCCGAGAAAGTCACCTACACGCTCCCCGGCCCCAACGGGCGCGCCGCGCTGGAGCTGTTCCTGGAAGGCTTCGCGCTTCAGGGCAAGGCGACGCCGCACGACATGGTGGTCTGCGGCAAGCTGGCCGGCATCCTGACCGGCGGACCGAAGGCCGACGTCACCCAGCCGGTGACCGAGGACCAGATGCTGGCGCTGGAGCGCCGGGCCTTCATGGAACTGGTGCGCACCGAGGGCACCATCGACCGGGTGGAGCACATGCTGACCACCGGCAAGCCGCTGCGGAACTGATGGGGGAGGACTGAGCAATGCCGATCTACAAGGCTCCGCTGGAGGATGTCCGCTTCGTCCTCGACGAGATCGTCGGGGCGGGGAAGCTGGCCGAACTGCCGGGTTACGAGGACGCCACCCCCGACCTGATCGCCCAGGTCCTGGAAGAGGGCGCCAAGCTGTGCGAGGAGGTGCTGTTCCCGCTGAACCAGTCGGGCGACGGCGAGGGCTGCACCTTCGAGAACGGCGTGGTGCGCACGCCCAAGGGTTTCAAGGAGGCGTACGGCACGTACATCGAGGCGGGCTGGCAAGGGCTGTCCTGCGACCCGGCCTATGGTGGGCAGGGGCTGCCCAAGCTGGTCAACACCATGCTGGAGGAGTTCATCTGCTCCGCCAACCTCAGCTTCGGCATGTATCCCGGCCTGTCGCTGGGCGCCTACAACGCGCTCTCCACCTATGGGTCGGAGGCGTTGAAGCAGCGCTTCCTCGGCCGGCTGGTCGACGGCACCTGGGCGGGCACCATGTGCCTGACCGAGCCGCATTGCGGCACCGACCTGGGGCTGATCCGCACCAAGGCGGTCCCGCAGGAGGACGGCAGCCACACAATCACCGGCACGAAGATCTTCATCTCCGCCGGCGAGCATGACCTGACCGAGAACATCCTGCACCTCGTGCTGGCGCGGCTGCCCGACGCGCCGGCCGGGACGCGCGGCATCAGCCTGTTCCTGGTGCCGAAGTTCCTGCCCAACGAGGACGGCGGCGTTGGCCCGCGCAACGGCGTCGCCTGCGGCTCCATTGAGCACAAGATGGGCATCAAGGCCTCGGCGACCTGCGTCATGAACTTCGAGGACGCCACCGGCTGGCTGGTCGGCGAGCCGCACAAGGGCATGCGGGCGATGTTCGTGATGATGAACGCGGCCCGCCTCGCCGTCGGCATCCAGGGGCTGGGGGTGGCCGAGGTCAGCTACCAGAACGCGGTGGCCTACGCGAAGGAGCGTCTCCAGGGCCGCTCCCTCAAGGGCGCGGCGCACCCCGACAAGCCGGCCGACCCGATCATCGTGCATCCCGACGTGCGGCGGAACCTGCTGACCGCCCGCGCTTACACCGAGGGCGCCCGCGCGCTCGGTGCCCTGGTCGGCTACAAGCTGGACGTGGCGGAGAAGCACGCGGACGAAAAGACGCGCAAGGAGGCGGACGAATTCGTCCAGCTGATGACGCCGATCGTCAAGGCTCTGTTCACCGACATCGGCTTCGAGTCGGCCAACATCGCCGTGCAGGTGCATGGCGGGCATGGCTTCATCTGGGAAACCGGGGTGGAGCAGTATGTCCGCGACGCCCGCATCTGCCAGATCTACGAGGGCACCAACGGCGTCCAGGCGCTGGACCTCGTGGGGCGCAAGCTGCCGCAGGACATGGGACGGCTGCTGCGCCGCTTCTTCCACCCCGTCGGCGCCGAGATCGAGGCCGACATGGAAAACGAGGAGTTGGCCGAGTTCGTCCTTCCGCTCGCCAAGGCCTTCGCCAAGCTCCAGCAGGCGACCGCCATCATCGCGCAGAAGGGGCTGAAGGACCCGGAGGAGGCGGGGGCCGCCGCCACCGACTATCTGCGGCTGTTCGGTCTGGTGGCGCTCGGCTGGATGTGGCTGAGGATGGTCAAGGCCGCCCAGGCGAAGCTGGCGGCAGGGGAGGGCAACGCGGCCTTCCTTGAAGCCAAGATCAGGACGGCCCGATTCTACATGGCGAAACTGTTGCCGCAGACGAACGCACTGTTCATCACCATCATGGCCGGGTCCAAGCCTCTGATGGAGATGGAGGAGGCCGCCTTCTGAGGATCAGCCTTACGGGGTCTATGTCTTTGGTCCGGGATCGGTGTATGCTGCACCGGTTCCGGCCTTTTCGTTTCGAGAGATGCGAAAGATAGAAAGTACGAAAACGACGGCTCTTTGTCATGATCAAGCCTATGGCTTGATACAAACGTGTTCACTTTCGTCATGGATGGACGACGCGCGAAATGGATATTGCTGTTGCTCAGCAATGCCATTGCTCAGAGGCTGTTATGTGACAAAGGTTAAATTCAGGTTGTCCAACCCCACCGAATCGTGGTACATCCGATGTGTCATTACCCTGCATAAGGACTTTCTACACCTTTTGGAATTGGGTCATATGATGCTTGAAAATGACCTTCATTTTTTCCGAAACTGAGGTTTGGAACATTGGCCTTGTGTCAGGGCTGTACGTTCGGACCATTGAAAGCACTGAGTACGGGGGCACCACCAGATGAAAATCCTGATCGGAGACGACCATGTGCTTTTCCGGGAGGGATTGCGCAGGCTGCTGGAGCAGCTGAAGGAGGGTGCCAGCTTTGAGGAAGCCAGCAACTTTGATGAGCTTCTGGAAAAGGCTGGCAAGGGCGAGACCTACGATCTTGTCCTGACCGATCTGCGCATGCCCGGTTGGCCCGGCTTCTCCGGCATCCAAGACCTGCGGGGAAAGCAACCCGACTCCAAGGTCGTGGTCGTGTCGGCGTCCGAGGCGCATCACGACCTTCGCGACGCGCTGGAGCATGGCGCCGCAGGCTACATCCCGAAATCCTCCAGCGTGAAGATCATGCTCAGCGCGCTGGATCTCATCTTCTCCGGCGGCGTCTATGTGCCGCCGACCGTGCTGCGTGAATCCGGGGAGGCGGAAGTGCGCGTCGGCGCCATCCCGCCCAGCGACCCGCAGCTCGACCATCTGCTGACCCAGCGTCAGCGCGAGGTTCTGGACCGCCTGCGCGAAGGCAAGTCCAACAAGCAGATCGCCCATGAGCTGGGCCTGTCGGAAGGCACGGTGAAGATCCACATGACGGCGATCTTCAAGTCGCTGGGTGTGCGCAACCGCACCCAGGCCGCCATGGCCTTCCCGCAGTCGCACTCCGCCTGAACGGCCGGACTGAACGTTCGGTTGTCTTACCTTTGAAAACGCCCGCGGGATCGTCCGCGGGCGTTTTCGTTCATGGGATGGCGGGTAAGGCTCAGCCCATTCCGGCGACGTAGCCGCGCAGGGACTCGACCTCCAGTTCCGCGTCGTCCAGCCGCGCCTTCACGATGTCGCCGATGCTGACCAGCCCGACGAGTTCACCGTCCTCCAGGATCGGCAGATGGCGGATGCGGCGCTGCGTCATGACGCCCATGATCTGGGACACCGTGTCGGCCGGGCTCCCGGTGACGAGGTCCCGCGTCATCAATTCGCCGACTGGCCGTTCCAGGGCGGAAGCTCCATCCGCGGCAACGGCGCGGACGATGTCGCGTTCCGAGAGGATGCCGGCAGGCCGGCCGTCATCCCGCATCACCAGGACGGCGCCGATTTTGTGATGGGCGAGCTTGCGGGCGACCGCGTCGATCCGGTCGTCCGGATTGGCGGTGATGATCTCCGTGCCCTTCCTCTTCAAGACGGCGGCAATGTGCATGGTTGTGCTTCCTCCCGCGCGGATTCACGAAAGGGAATGCTCACCCACTGTCGCTGCTGTAGGAAGTCGCAAAAAGGAACAGGCCGGATACCTCTTTCGGGGTAGCCGGCCTGAATCCCATGGCCTCGCGAGGCCTCCCGTGGGGAGGCCGCGGAGACGCCGATTAGAAGCGGTAACCGACGCCGATGCCGATCAGCCACGGATCGATCTTGACGTCCGAGGTGACCGGAACGCCGCTGACGTTGGCGGTCACGTCGGTCTTCAGGAAGATCTTCTTGACGTCGAGGTTCAGCGACCAGTTGCCGGTCAGGGCAACGTCGACACCAGCCTGCAGGGCCCAGCCGAAGCGGTTCTTGTAGTCGACGGTGTTGGTCGTGAAGCCGTCCGCGTTGGTGCTGCGGGCGGCGGTCTCGTCGTAGAACCAGGTGTAGTTGATGCCGGCGCCGACGTACGGGCTGACGCGCTCCTTCGTGAAGAAGTGGTACTGGGCGGTCAGGGTCGGCGGCAGGAGCGAGACCTTGCCCACGTCGATGTCGTGGCCGGTGATCAGCGAACCGGAAACCTTGTGACGCGTGGTGCCGGCGATCAGCTCCAGAGCGATGTTGTCGGTGATGAAGTAGGAGACGTCGAGCTCGGGAATGTAATCGTTCTCGATGTCCACGCTGCCGATGTTGCTGCCGCCGAACGGACCGCCGCCGATCAGGTCACCATTCTCCTGCGGGATCACGGCGAGGGCGCGCGCGCGCACCAGGATGTCACCGGCAGACTTGCCCTTGAAATCCTGGGCCAGCGACGGGGAGGAAACGGCGGCAAGAGCCGTGGTCGCCAGCAGGGCGGCGGCGGCGCGCTTCAGGAAAGTCATGGGATTCGCTCCAGGGCAGAATTAGCTGATGTCGTTTTTTTGGCTTAATGCCTGGAGATGTATTACCAGAGTTTTTCTAGGGTTGCTATGCCGCCTCAACCAAAACGTCATAGTGAGGCGGCTTTGCAACAGCGACGAGTTGTCGCATGGACTGGAACTCTTAACGCGCTGGGGCCATGGACGGTTGTGGTGACTGTGAGGGGACTTGCCCCAGGCAGTTCTGTACGATCACGTAGCACTGGCCGAGTCGGCTTCCGCCGCTGGACGACCCGCCATAGACGATGCGTTCCACCGCGCCGTGGCGCAGCGTGAAGGTCGCCTCGCAATCGACGCTGGTCACATCGTAGCCGTAGCCGCCCCATCCGCCGTAGGGATAGCCCCAGTAGCCGCCGTAACCGCCCCAGGACGGGTAGGAATACAGCCGGTTGCTGCGGTAGGTGAAGAACTCCAGGTCCCCGGCGGTGGCCTGCCGTTCGGGAACGCCGGCGCAGGACAGCAGCGTCTGCTTCGGCATGCCGATCAGCGCGTTCTGCGCGACCATCGCCTGATCGGCGGCCGGGTTGGCGCAGCCGCCCAGAAGGCCGCCAACCAGAAGAACCGCAACGAAACCGCTTCCGCTCATCGTCCCGCGCATCACCGTGTCTCCCGTCAGGGGCGCCGCAGCCGGGCCGGCGCCAGATCCTCCGCACGCACGCCGAGCGCCGCAACCTCCGGCGGCAGGCCGCGTCCGGTCGCCAGGGCCGCCGCGGTGCGGCCCATGGCCGGCGCCGTCTGGATGCCGTAGCCGCCCTGACCGGCCAGCCAGAAGAAGCCGTCCGCGGACTCGTCGTACCCCACCACCATCACCTTGTCGGCGACGAAGCTGCGCAGGCCCGCCCATTTGTGCGTGATACGTCGAACGGAAAACCGCACCGCCTGTTCCATGCGGTCGATGGCGACGGCGATGTCCAACTCCTCCGGTTGAACGTCGCAGGGCTCCACGGGCGTCTCATCGGCGGGGGAGAGCAGCAGCCGGCCCGATTCCGGCTTCATGTAGAACCGCTCGTCCACATCGATGGTCATGGGCCAGTCGGCGAGTCCCGCCCCGTCCGCCGGGTCGGCGAGCATGGGATCGGCGAACACCGGATCGAAGGTAATGGCGGTGCGCCGCTTCGGCACCAGCCCAACGGGGCGCGCCCCCGCCATTTCCGCCAGAACGTCGGCCCAGGCACCCGCCGCGTTGACCAGCACCGGGGCGGCGAAGTCGCCCGCCGGGGTGGAGGCGATCCACAGCCCGTCGCGCCGTTCCAGCGCCGTCACCCCGGCGTCGGTCACCAGCCGCCCGCCGCGCGCCTTCAATCCGCGCAGATAGCCGCTGTGGATGGCGTGGACGTCCATGTCCATGGCCGCCGGCTCCCACACCGCGCCGTCCACGTAATCGGCCTTGAGGAAAGGGGCGCGGGCAAGCGCCTGGGCGCGGTCGAGGCGCTCCACGGTCGGGGTCAGCCGGCGGCCTTCGGTGAAATCGCGGTCGAGTGCTGAGGTCTGGTCGGCGCGTCCGATCAGCAGGACGCCGCGCGGCGTCAGCAGGGGATGTTCCGAAAAGCCCTGCGGCGGGTTGGTGTAGAAATCCCAGCTCGCCACCGTCAGCGCACGGACCACCGGATGCCCATAGGTCTGGGTGTAGAGCGCCGCCGACCGGCCGGTGGAGTGGTAGCCGGGCTGGCTCTCGCGCTCCAGCACGACGACGCTGCCGTGCGCCGCCAGCTCATAGGCCGCCGAGGCGCCGGCCATGCCGCCGCCGACGATCAGGAAATCCACCCGTTCCACGTCCACTCTCCCTTTCCGGCGACCGGCCGGTCATTCATCCGCCTTATCTTAGGCGCCCGGGAGGACGGAATGAAGCTGTGAAAGCCTGCGAACGGGAGCTGGAGCCGGTTACGCCGCCCCGCGCAGTTCCTCGGCCTTCTGCAGATCCACGCTGACCAGCTGCGACACGCCCCGCTCCACCATGGTCACGCCGAACAGCCGGTCCACCCGGGCCATGGTCAGGCGGTGGTGGGTGATGATGAGGAAGCGGGTGTTGCCCTCCCGCGCGATGTCCTCAACCAGATCGCAGAAGCGGCCGACATTGGCCTCGTCCAGCGGCGCGTCCACCTCATCCAGCACGCAGATCGGGGCGGGGTTGGAGCGGAAGACGGCGAACAGCAGCGACAGCGCGGTCAGGGCCTGCTCGCCGCCCGACAGCAGCGACAGCACCTGAAGCTTCTTGCCCGGCGGGCTGGCGTAGATCTCAAGCCCGGCCTGCAGCGGGTCCTCGGCGTTGACCAGCTCCAGATGCGCCTTGCCGCCGCCGAACAGGCGGATGAACAGCTCTTGGAAGTTGCGGTTCACCGTGTCGAAGGAGGCGACCAGACGCTCCCGCGCCTCGCGGTTCAGGCTGGCGATGCCCTGGCGCAGGCGGGCGATGGCGCTGACCAGATCCTCGCGCTCGGTCTGCAGCGTGCCGATCTGCGTTTCCAACTCCGCCGCCTCGATCTCGGCGCGCAGATTGACCGGCCCCATGTTCTCCCGCTCGCGGGTCAGCTTGTCGAGGCGCGATTCAACGACGGCCACGTCGGGCATCGCCTCGTCGGCGGGCAGGTCGGCGGCGGCACGGGTCTGCTCGGGGCGGCAGTTCAGCCGCTCGGCGATGCGCTCGGTCAGGGTCTGGCCGTTCTGCAGCGCGGCGGAGACGGCGGCCTCGGCGTGAGCACGGGCCTCGCGGGCGTCGGCCAAGCCGGACTCGGCCTGCTTCAGCAGCTTTTCGGTCTCGGCCAACCGGTTTTCCGCCTCGGCCAGGGCGTCGGCGGCGCGCTTGCGGGCGCGCTCGGCCTCGCTGATCCGGCCGAGCAGGGCCTGCCGGTCGGCCTCGATCGCCGCCGGGCGGCTTTGCAACTGGACGAGGTCGGTTTCGGCGGCGGCGGCGCGCTCCCTCAATTCGGCCACGCGGCCGCCCGCCCCGGCGGAGCGGGTGCCCCAGGAGGCGACGTCCTGCTGGATGGCGGACAAGCGCTGGCGGCGGGACTGCGCCTCGCGGGTCAGGCGGTCCAGCGCGTTCTGTTTTTCGGCCAGGACGGCGCGGTGCTCGGCGAGCGTGGCGCGGCGCTCGTTGACGGCGTCGCGGCCCTCGCGCGGGTCGGGCAGGGCGTCCAGCAGCTCCCGCGCCTCCTCCAGAGCGGCCTCGGCCTCCTGCCGGTCGGTGTCCAGCCGCGCGATGCCATCGACCACGGCCGCCAGCTTCGACGCGGCGGCGTCGGCCTCGCGGGCCAGCTTGGCGTGGCGGTCGCGGGCGGCGGTCACCCCGGCGAAGGCGTCGCGCACCGCGTCGCGGGCGCGGCGGTCGGCCTGGGCGGCCTCCTCGACGGCGCGCTTGGCTTCGTCCAGGGCGTCGCGGGCGACCTCCAGCCGCTCGTCGGCGAGGTCCAGTTCGCCGCGCAGCTCGTTCAGGCGGTTGCGCTGCTTCAGGCGGACGGCGGCGGCGGTCGGCGCGCCGGCCTGAACGGTCAGCCCGTCCCAGCGCCACGCCCCGCCGTCGCGGCTGACCAGGGTCTGGCCGGGCGCGAGACCAGCGGCCAGGGCCGCACCCGCCGCGTCGTCGGCGACCACGCCGATGTGCGACAGGGCGCGGGCGGCGGCGTCCGGTCCCTGGACGTGGGCGGCCAGCGGCTCCGCCCCGGTGGGCAGAGGAGCGGCGGCGTGGTAGGGCGGCAGGGGACGCCAATGGACCGGAGCGGCCTCGTCCAGCGGGGCGGTCAGCGCGTCGCCCAGCGCCGCCGCCAGGGCGCCCTCATAGCCAGGGGCGACGGTCACCGCGTCGACCAGCGGCGGAAACAGGTCGCCCGCCCCGGCGGACAGCAGTTCGGCCAGCGCCTTCTCCTCCGCCTTCAGCTTGGCGCGGGCGGATTCGGCGGTTTGCAGGGCTTCGCGGGCGCGGGCCTGGGCGGGTTCGGCGTCGGTCTTGGCGCGCTCGGCCCGTTCGGCGGCCTCGCGGGCGTCCTCCAGCCGCTGTTCGGCCAGCTCGACGGCCAGTTCGGACTCGGCCACGTCGGCGCGGGCGGCGGTCTCGCGCTCCAGCGCGTCGCGCTGCGCCTGCTGCTCGGCGAGGCGCTTGGCGAGTCCGGAGGCCCGTGTTTCAAAATCAGCGACCTGCCGCTGGGTGGCGGCGCGGCGGGCCTCGTCGGCGGCGGTCTGCTCGGTCAGGCGGGTCAGTTCGCGGTCGAGCGCCTCCACCGCCTCCCGCGCGTCGGCCAGCGCGTCGCGCGCGGCCTCCTCCAGCATCTCCTCGTCGGCCTGGGCTTCGAGGAGCCGGTCGCGCTCGGCCTCCAGCCGGGCCAAGGCGTCGCCGGCGTCGGCGGCCAGAGCCTCCTCGCGGCCGAGGTCGCCGGCGATCTGCTGAAGGCGGGAGAGCAGGGCGCGCTGCTGCTCGGCGACCCGCTTCTCCTCGGCGTCGAGCTGTTCCTTGGCGATGACCAGCCGTTGCAGGGCGGCCGCCGCTGCCGCTTCGGTCTGGCGCTTCTCCGGCAACCCGGCGGCGTCGTCGGTGCGGCGGGTGGTCAGTTGGGTGACCGCCAGCATCAACTCCCGCACCGCGCCCTCGGCCTTGGCAAAGGCGCCGCGGGCGCGCGCCAGCTCGCCTTCATGGGCGATCCAGCGCAGGTGCCAGAGCACCGCCTCCGCCTTGCGGATCTGTTCCGACAGGTTGCGGTAGCGGGCGGCCTGCCGCGCCTGCTTCTTCAGGCTTTGAAGCTGGGTGTCCATGGCCCCGATCACGTCGTCGAGGCGCATGAGGTTGGCTTCGGCCGCCCGCAGCCGCAGCTCCGCCTCGTGCCGGCGGGAGTGCAGGCCGGTGATGCCCGCCGCCTCCTCCAGCAGCATGCGGCGGTCCTGCGGCTTGGCGTTGATGATCTGGCCGACCTTGCCCTGGCTGACCAGCGCCGGGGAGGCAGCGCCCGAGGCGTTGTCGGCGAAGAGGAGCTGGACGTCGCGGGCGCGCACCAGCTTGCCGTTGATGCGGTAGTCGGAGCCGTTGCCGCGCTCGATCCGCCGCGTCACCTCCAGCTCGTCGTGCTCGTTGAAGCCGGCGGGGGCGGTGCGCGTGCGGTTGTCGATGAGGAGGGCGACCTCGCCCAGATTGCGCGCCGGACGATTGGCCGTGCCGCCGAAGATGACATCGTCCATGTCGTCGCCGCGCATCCGCTTGGCGGAGGTTTCCCCCATCACCCAGCGCAGCGCCTCCACCAGATTCGACTTGCCGCAGCCGTTGGGGCCGACGATGCCGGTCATGCCCGGCTCGATCACCAGATCGGTGGCGTCGACGAACGACTTGAAGCCGGACAGGCGGAGGCGCGTGAAGTGCACGGGATCGAAGCCTTCTGCCCGGTCCTTACTTCACCAGCTTGTCGATGGCGGCGGCGAAGGTCTCGAAGGACTGCGCGCCGCTGATGGTGGCCGCGCCCTCGTTGAGGACGAAGGTCGGGGTGGCCTCCACCTTGTACTTGTCCTGGCCGACCAGCCGGCTCTGCAGGATGCCGTCGGCCAGCGCCTGGTTGGCCATGCAGGCGTTGATGACCTGCTCGCTCATGCCGGCGAGCTTGCCGTACTGGGCCAGCGCCTTGACCGGGTCGGCGGCACGGCTCCACTGGCCCTGGCTCTTGAACAGCACGTCGAGCAGCGGGTAGTAGCGCTCCGCCGGGGCGCAGCGGGCCAGCATGGAGGCGCGCAGCGCCGCCTGATCGAAGGGGAAGTCGCGGAAGATCAGCTTCGCCTTGCCGGTGTCGATGTAGGCTTCCTTGATCTTCGGCAGCGTCTCGGTGTGGAAGGCGGCGCAGTGCGGGCAGGTCATCGACGAATAGTCGAGGATCGTCACCGGCGCGTTGGGGTTGCCGAGCACCCGGTCCGCCAGCAGGTCGGCGGTCGAGGCCGCCGGGGCCTGCGCCATTTGCACGGGCGGCTGCACCGGCAGAGTCTGCCCGTTCGACGGCCGGGAGCCGGCAACGGCGAGCCCGATGATCAGCGTCATGCCGACCGCGATCAGAGCAACGATGCCCAAAAGGTTGCGGTTCACTTTGGCCTCATCCCTACCAGATGTTGATGGTATAATCGAAACTCCCCTTTTGCGGCAAGAGTATGGCCCAGCCCGAGCCGGCTCCCGCCCCAAGGGATCGCATGATGGCTAGCGGCGGCGCGGCGCCGGACGCGGGCGGGCCAGCAGCGACCGCCCGAAGCGCTCCAGCGTGGCCCGCAATTCCTCGTCCTCCACCGTGGCGGTGGTGGTCATCACCGACAACTCTTCGTCCATGGTCAGGTCGCGCGGGCGCACCGTCGGCTTCTGGATGGTCAGCGGGGCGGCGTGGATCAGCTTGATCTTCGCCACCGCGCGGTAGCCGAAGAAGCTGTTGATCCGCTCCACGATCTGCGGTTCCAGATGCTGAAGCTCCAGCGCGATGGCGCCCATGGCGCGGATGTGCAGGACGGCGTCCTCCCGCTTGCCGCGCGGGAAACTCAGCTTGTCGGGGGCGGTGCGCAGGCTCAACTGGTGGCCGACGATGGACGGCCAGTCGTTGATGAGCGAGCCGAAGGCCAGCCCGCGCTTGCCCAGCGCCTTGCCGGCCACCTCGGGGACGGTCTGGCCGATTCGCCGCGGTCCGTTCATGTCAGGGTTTCCTGGTGATGGTCCGCGCACCCTAGCGCAAGCGGGCCGGACTTCGCCAGCGCCCCCGCGGGTGCTCCTTTATCGGCAGACCTTTATCGGCGTCCCGGTTCGCCCTATGTCTTGCCGCCATGACGACGCCTTCCCACACCGCCCCAAAGAGCGCCCCCAGCGACGCCGCCCCACGGCTGCTCTCCTGGTACGATCACAACCGCCGCGACCTGCCCTGGCGCGCCAAGCCGGGGGAGGTCGCCGACCCCTACCGGGTCTGGCTGTCGGAGATCATGCTGCAGCAGACCACGGTGCCCGCCGCCGCACCCTATTTCCGCGCCTTCACGGAGCGCTGGCCGACGGTGCGCGACCTTGCGGCGGCGCCGCTGGACGATGTGCTGGTGGCCTGGGCGGGGCTCGGCTACTACGCGCGGGCGCGCAACCTGTACAAATGCGCGCAGGTTGTGGCGTCGGAGCGGGCGGGGCGCTTCCCCGACAAGGAAGTGGCTTTGCTGGAGTTGCCGGGCATCGGCGCTTATACCGCGGCGGCGATCACTGCCATCGCCTTCGGCCACAAGGCGACGGTGGTGGACGGCAATGTGGAACG is part of the Azospirillum baldaniorum genome and harbors:
- a CDS encoding acyl-CoA dehydrogenase C-terminal domain-containing protein produces the protein MPIYKAPLEDVRFVLDEIVGAGKLAELPGYEDATPDLIAQVLEEGAKLCEEVLFPLNQSGDGEGCTFENGVVRTPKGFKEAYGTYIEAGWQGLSCDPAYGGQGLPKLVNTMLEEFICSANLSFGMYPGLSLGAYNALSTYGSEALKQRFLGRLVDGTWAGTMCLTEPHCGTDLGLIRTKAVPQEDGSHTITGTKIFISAGEHDLTENILHLVLARLPDAPAGTRGISLFLVPKFLPNEDGGVGPRNGVACGSIEHKMGIKASATCVMNFEDATGWLVGEPHKGMRAMFVMMNAARLAVGIQGLGVAEVSYQNAVAYAKERLQGRSLKGAAHPDKPADPIIVHPDVRRNLLTARAYTEGARALGALVGYKLDVAEKHADEKTRKEADEFVQLMTPIVKALFTDIGFESANIAVQVHGGHGFIWETGVEQYVRDARICQIYEGTNGVQALDLVGRKLPQDMGRLLRRFFHPVGAEIEADMENEELAEFVLPLAKAFAKLQQATAIIAQKGLKDPEEAGAAATDYLRLFGLVALGWMWLRMVKAAQAKLAAGEGNAAFLEAKIRTARFYMAKLLPQTNALFITIMAGSKPLMEMEEAAF
- a CDS encoding CBS domain-containing protein, which codes for MHIAAVLKRKGTEIITANPDDRIDAVARKLAHHKIGAVLVMRDDGRPAGILSERDIVRAVAADGASALERPVGELMTRDLVTGSPADTVSQIMGVMTQRRIRHLPILEDGELVGLVSIGDIVKARLDDAELEVESLRGYVAGMG
- a CDS encoding response regulator translates to MKILIGDDHVLFREGLRRLLEQLKEGASFEEASNFDELLEKAGKGETYDLVLTDLRMPGWPGFSGIQDLRGKQPDSKVVVVSASEAHHDLRDALEHGAAGYIPKSSSVKIMLSALDLIFSGGVYVPPTVLRESGEAEVRVGAIPPSDPQLDHLLTQRQREVLDRLREGKSNKQIAHELGLSEGTVKIHMTAIFKSLGVRNRTQAAMAFPQSHSA
- a CDS encoding 3-hydroxyacyl-CoA dehydrogenase/enoyl-CoA hydratase family protein, with translation MQIKRAAVIGSGVMGSGIAAHFANAGIPVVLLDIPAKEGDDRSAIAKGAVQRLLKTDPAPFMHPKNAKLVTPGNLEDDLALLADVDWIVEAIVENPAVKADLYRRIDPVRKAGSVVSSNTSTIPLGVLVEGQSDAFRRDFLITHFFNPPRYMRLLEIVGGEATRPDALAAVADVCDRALGKGVVRCKDTPGFIANRIGVYWIQTAINAAVDLGLTVEEADAIVGRPMGIPKTGVFGLVDLVGLDLMPHIAKSLLATLPENDPYRAAFREHPVITRMIAEGYTGRKGKGGFYRLNRDGGAKVKEVIDLSTGAYRRSDKPKLESVSTVGRDLRALADFPDKTGQYARRVLAHTLAYAASLVPEIADSIVAVDEGMRLGYNWKQGPFELIDRLGTAWFADLCRSEGIPVPALVEQAAGRPFYRVEDGRLQHLTTAGLYDTVVRPDGVLLLSDIKRASQPVWKNGSASLWDIGDGVLCVEFTSKMNALDGDVMAAYGKAMKLIGDGKGNWKALVIHNESDNFSVGANLGLALFALNVGLWPQIEELVEGGQRAYRALKYAPFPVVSAPSGMALGGGCEILLHSDHVQAHAETYMGLVEVGVGLIPGWGGCTEMLARHAANPRTPKGPMPPIAGAFETISLAKVAKSAAEAKDLLYLRASDGITMNRDRLLADAKAKALELAANYTPPEKVTYTLPGPNGRAALELFLEGFALQGKATPHDMVVCGKLAGILTGGPKADVTQPVTEDQMLALERRAFMELVRTEGTIDRVEHMLTTGKPLRN
- a CDS encoding NAD(P)/FAD-dependent oxidoreductase, encoding MERVDFLIVGGGMAGASAAYELAAHGSVVVLERESQPGYHSTGRSAALYTQTYGHPVVRALTVASWDFYTNPPQGFSEHPLLTPRGVLLIGRADQTSALDRDFTEGRRLTPTVERLDRAQALARAPFLKADYVDGAVWEPAAMDMDVHAIHSGYLRGLKARGGRLVTDAGVTALERRDGLWIASTPAGDFAAPVLVNAAGAWADVLAEMAGARPVGLVPKRRTAITFDPVFADPMLADPADGAGLADWPMTIDVDERFYMKPESGRLLLSPADETPVEPCDVQPEELDIAVAIDRMEQAVRFSVRRITHKWAGLRSFVADKVMVVGYDESADGFFWLAGQGGYGIQTAPAMGRTAAALATGRGLPPEVAALGVRAEDLAPARLRRP
- a CDS encoding OmpW/AlkL family protein, with product MTFLKRAAAALLATTALAAVSSPSLAQDFKGKSAGDILVRARALAVIPQENGDLIGGGPFGGSNIGSVDIENDYIPELDVSYFITDNIALELIAGTTRHKVSGSLITGHDIDVGKVSLLPPTLTAQYHFFTKERVSPYVGAGINYTWFYDETAARSTNADGFTTNTVDYKNRFGWALQAGVDVALTGNWSLNLDVKKIFLKTDVTANVSGVPVTSDVKIDPWLIGIGVGYRF